CGATTCATGCATATCATAAGAAGAGTGCATGTGATTATGGTGCATTGGCTGAAGTCCATGTTGAAACGGCTGCTGGACTGGCATCTCTTTATGACCAGCTACTGGATTTGTGCCAATATTTGCATGTTGAAACGGTTGTGCTGCTGGTGTGAATGGCGACGCATAAGAAGATGAAGATTCTTCCCATTTATGTTTGATTCCCTGCATCGGCATCGCCCCTGGCATGCTAGCATGTTGGACAGGATAATAATCCATCGGAACTCCTTCTGGAATGCATACACCTGGCGGGAAGCCTGAACCTGGCATCATTGGCGATATTTCATAACAATATGGCTGATATGGAATAATCGGCGGACAGACCTCTGCCTTTGGTTCTTCCTTTACAGGTACAATATTTACAGGCTTTGGCGGGACAGGTTTTTCTTCAATATCCACTTCTACATCAATATTTGTCATATTCATGGAATAATAATTGTGAATATCAATTTCTGGAATAATTGGTGTAGGCATTTTTGGAGTATACGGCTTTTCCTTCGGTTTTTCTTTTTTCGGCATTTCTTTTTTAGGCTGTTCTTTTATGATTGGCTGTTCTTTTATGATTGGCTGCTCTTTCACTATCGGTTGTTCCTTTATGATTGGCTGTTCCTTTATGATTGGCTGCTCCTTCTTCATACCTGCTATTGGCGCTTCTTTTTTTATACTGCCGCCAGCAGTCGGAACTTTAACTTTCATACCGGGCATAATCATATCTGGATTACTTAGCTGGGAATTTAACATTTTCAACTCTTCAAAGTTAACGCCATACTTCTTGGCGATTTCCCAAAGAGTATCCCCCTTTTGTACGATATGGATCTTCACTATAGATTCCCTCCTATGCATATGTCCATATAGTCTATGTTGTCGCGGAAAAAGTGTTATTGTTCTTCAGAAAAATTTATGCGCTTTTCTCAGTAATTATGTGCTGTCTTTAGAAATGTTCTTTGACAGTATATTGCCGCATTATCAGTGTTTATAAGGAAAAATTGATATTGATGGCGGTCACAGCAAATAGTTTGGTAAAATAGGACAAGATACCTGAAAATATCATTTAAAATGCCTTAAAACGATATATAGCAAGCTTATATCCATTTAAGAAAGATTATGAAGGAGGAATTACATGGAAAAAATGCTTGGAGAGGAAAGAAGAAGCTTTATACTATCCTTGCTTAAAGAAAATAACCGTCCTTTTACAGGCAGCGAGCTGTCACGGCTGACAAGTGTCAGCAGACAGATTATTGTCGGAGATATTACCTTGCTGAAGGCAAAAAATGAACCGATTATCGCCACTAGTCAAGGATATTTGTATTTGCAGCAATCTAAACCAGAGCTGCATGAAAAAATCATTGCCTGCAACCACCCTCCCGAAAAAACAGAGGAAGAGTTAAATATCATAGTGGATTTTGGAGTAACAGTAAAAGATGTTAAAATCGAACATCCTGTTTACGGTGATTTAACTGCCTCCATCCTTGTGTCAAACCGGAAGGAAGTACAGCAATTTATGAAAAAGATTAAAAGCACAAATGCTGTCTATCTATCACAGCTGACGTCCGGCATTCATTTACACACATTAACAGCTCCTTCTAAAGAGGCGCTTATTGATGCCGAAACTGCATTGCGAAATGCCGGCTTCTTAATTGGACTAGAAGACTAATTTATTTAAAAAGGGAGCCCAACAATTTTGGGCTCCTTAACTTTTTGCTCCTGCATAAAACGGGTATGATCCGAGCAGCTTTACATCACAGCCAATCGCTTCTAGTTCGGACATTGCACCAGGGATGAGGACATCATCAAGCTCCCGATCAATGTCAATAATAAAGAAGTAATTGCCAAGACCAGTCTTAGTAGGTCTTGATTCAATCTTAACTAAGTTCAGCTTGCGCCATGCGAATGCAGACAAGACTTGATGCAGAGCACCAGACTCATCGGCAGGAAGGGAGACCATTAAGCTAGTTTTATAGCCAAGATGAATGCAGTCAACCGGTTGAAAGGCAGTATCCTTTTTGGAAATAATGATAAAGCGTGTATGGTTATTATCAAAATCATGGATATTCCGTTTGACTATTTCAAGTCCATATTCAACTGCAGTCAATTCATTGCCGATTGATGCAGCAGCGAGGTTGGGATTTTCCTTTATGTATTGAGCTGCGGCTGCTGTTGATGTTGTATTTTCACATCTGATTCCATTCCATTCAGCATGCAAAAACCGGTGACATTGGGCAATCGCATGGGAGTGACTGAATACAACCTCTGCATCTTTCCAACGGTCTTTAAAGTTTGGATGCACCATTAAATGCTGTTTAATTGGAACAGTAATTTCTCCTTTAATCGGAATGTCCACCTCATGAATTAAATAATCCAGCGTGATATTAACAGAGCCTTCTAATGTGTTCTCAACAGGCACAAGAGCAGCCTCTACTTCGCCTTTCATTACAGCATCCATACAATTCGGGATTGTCATATACGGAAGCTTCTCTGCATTTGGAAACATTTTATTTACTGCTATATTCGTAAATGTTGCTTTCGGTCCTAGATACCCTACTTTCAATTTCCTTCTCCTCCAACTTAAAAGCACTATTTATGTATAATTCTGAATTCTCATTGTATAAATGCATCTTTTTTCAAAAAAGAAAAAGGGAGCAGATTATGCTCCTGAGCTTAAAACTTCCACTTTCTCGACAAACTCAAGCATTCGCAGTCTTTCGAGTAATGCATCAATGGATATTTCCATTTCAGCTGTATTTAAGGAAAGGGTCACATTTGCCCGTCCCTGCAGCGGTATAGTCTGATGGATTGTCAATACATTGCATCCTCCTGATGCAACAACATTCAACAGTTTAGAAAGCGTACCTGAACGATCCTCAATATAAAAGAATAACGTAATCAGACGTTCCTTCACGACTGTATGAAAGGGGAAAATTGTATCTCTGTACTTATAAAAGGCACTTCTGCTTAAATCGACTTTTTGAACTGCATCAAAAACAGATTCTGCCTTGCCCCGTTCCAGCAATTCCTTTGCTTCCAATGTTTTCTTCATCGCCTCTGA
This DNA window, taken from Niallia sp. Man26, encodes the following:
- a CDS encoding transcription repressor NadR, which gives rise to MEKMLGEERRSFILSLLKENNRPFTGSELSRLTSVSRQIIVGDITLLKAKNEPIIATSQGYLYLQQSKPELHEKIIACNHPPEKTEEELNIIVDFGVTVKDVKIEHPVYGDLTASILVSNRKEVQQFMKKIKSTNAVYLSQLTSGIHLHTLTAPSKEALIDAETALRNAGFLIGLED
- the pheA gene encoding prephenate dehydratase is translated as MKVGYLGPKATFTNIAVNKMFPNAEKLPYMTIPNCMDAVMKGEVEAALVPVENTLEGSVNITLDYLIHEVDIPIKGEITVPIKQHLMVHPNFKDRWKDAEVVFSHSHAIAQCHRFLHAEWNGIRCENTTSTAAAAQYIKENPNLAAASIGNELTAVEYGLEIVKRNIHDFDNNHTRFIIISKKDTAFQPVDCIHLGYKTSLMVSLPADESGALHQVLSAFAWRKLNLVKIESRPTKTGLGNYFFIIDIDRELDDVLIPGAMSELEAIGCDVKLLGSYPFYAGAKS
- a CDS encoding ACT domain-containing protein, with translation MKQNKLDQRFFLVREDVLSEAMKKTLEAKELLERGKAESVFDAVQKVDLSRSAFYKYRDTIFPFHTVVKERLITLFFYIEDRSGTLSKLLNVVASGGCNVLTIHQTIPLQGRANVTLSLNTAEMEISIDALLERLRMLEFVEKVEVLSSGA